The Aedes aegypti strain LVP_AGWG chromosome 3, AaegL5.0 Primary Assembly, whole genome shotgun sequence genome contains a region encoding:
- the LOC5564547 gene encoding 39S ribosomal protein L19, mitochondrial translates to MSIIQRKLFGGGFPLLNIVRRLELLPSATASLSTKAEPVPAGSGGSSQQQTRQSPNPPTITSGTERKSIVPPEYRFVYQEFLPDPKLEWRNPIREKLERMDMLDRRSNIDIPEFYVGSVVAVTSSDVHAVGKTSRFLGICILKEKCGLRARFILRNVVDNQGMEVSYDMYDPTLLKVEVLRLEKRLDDHLLYLRDALDEYSTFDLNMESEILPEGAPVPVNDIKVTLKPRPWFARWERHELQGVANIEEHTNEKKRRKAERVATPWEKYDLMKEYRKSIPEEEQKEIFAEVYSQLHQLELTRKKMKRKRTFVKPTKLA, encoded by the exons ATGAGCATCATTCAGAGGAAGCTATTTGGGGGCGGTTTTCCGCTTCTTAACATCGTTCGGCGATTAG AACTCCTTCCATCGGCCACAGCTTCACTGTCCACCAAAGCGGAACCGGTCCCAGCTGGTTCCGGAGGATCGTCTCAGCAACAAACACGCCAATCACCCAACCCTCCCACAATCACCAGCGGCACCGAGCGAAAAAGCATCGTCCCGCCGGAGTATCGTTTCGtctatcaggaatttctgcCCGACCCCAAACTGGAATGGCGTAACCCAATCCGGGAAAAGCTCGAGCGAATGGACATGCTGGATCGCCGCTCAAACATCGACATTCCGGAGTTCTACGTCGGATCCGTTGTGGCCGTAACCAGCTCGGATGTGCACGCTGTGGGTAAAACTTCCCGATTCCTTGGCATTTGTATCCTGAAGGAGAAGTGTGGATTGCGCGCTAGGTTCATCCTGCGGAACGTGGTGGACAACCAGGGTATGGAAGTGTCCTACGACATGTACGATCCAACGCTACTGAAGGTAGAAGTTCTACGGCTGGAGAAGCGATTGGACGACCATTTGCTATATCTGCGCGATGCCCTGGACGAGTACAGCACCTTCGATCTGAACATGGAATCGGAGATACTTCCGGAGGGGGCACCCGTTCCCGTGAACGACATCAAAGTGACACTGAAACCGAGACCGTGGTTCGCTCGCTGGGAACGGCACGAGTTGCAGGGGGTGGCCAACATTGAGGAGCACACCAACGAGAAGAAACGGCGCAAGGCGGAACGGGTTGCCACCCCTTGGGAGAAGTACGACCTGATGAAGGAATATAGGAAGAGCATTCCGGAAGAAGAGCAGAAGGAAATCTTTGCCGAGGTGTACTCGCAGCTGCACCAGTTGGAGTTGACGCGCAAGAAGATGAAGAGGAAGCGGACCTTTGTCAAGCCGACGAAGTTGGCATAA